One segment of Manihot esculenta cultivar AM560-2 chromosome 4, M.esculenta_v8, whole genome shotgun sequence DNA contains the following:
- the LOC110613026 gene encoding glycine-rich protein 2, whose product MSGEKLTGKVKWFNDQKGFGFITPDDGGADLFVHQSSIRSEGFRSLGEGEEVEFQIEHSDDGRTKAVDVTGPNGNPVLGSRNGGGGGGRGGRGGGYGGGGYGGGGGSYGGGRGGRSGGDYGSFGGGGGGCFSCGEIGHMARDCQQGGGGGGRYGGGGGGGGGGGNCYNCGGSGHFARECPNSGR is encoded by the coding sequence ATGAGTGGGGAGAAACTCACAGGGAAGGTCAAGTGGTTCAACGACCAGAAGGGTTTTGGCTTCATAACCCCTGACGATGGTGGTGCAGATCTCTTTGTTCATCAGTCGTCGATCCGCTCTGAGGGCTTCCGCAGCCTTGGAGAGGGTGAGGAGGTTGAATTCCAGATCGAACATTCTGATGATGGCCGTACCAAGGCGGTGGACGTTACTGGTCCAAACGGAAACCCTGTACTAGGATCTCGcaatggaggtggtggtggtgggagAGGTGGTCGAGGTGGAGGATACGGCGGAGGTGGGTACGGTGGTGGTGGAGGATCATATGGTGGAGGTAGAGGTGGGAGGTCTGGTGGTGATTATGGATCTTTTGGTGGAGGCGGTGGGGGCTGCTTTTCTTGTGGAGAGATTGGGCATATGGCGAGAGATTGTCAGCAGGGTGGAGGTGGTGGAGGTAGGTATGGTGGCGGTGGCGGTGGCGGTGGAGGAGGAGGGAACTGTTACAACTGTGGAGGATCTGGTCATTTTGCAAGGGAGTGCCCAAACAGTGGCCGCTGA
- the LOC110613277 gene encoding uncharacterized protein LOC110613277 — protein MADIVKEILARPIQLADQVTKSIDEAQSFKQDCQELKAKTEKLAILLRQAARASNVLYQRPTRRIIDDTEQVLDKALTLVIKCRATGLMKRMFTIIPSGAFRKTSMQLENSIGDVSWLLRVSASADDRDDEYLGLPPIAANEPILCLIWEQIALLFTGSLEERSDAAASLVSLARDNDRYGKLIIEEGGVPPLLKLLKEGQMMGQENAVRAIGLLGRDPESVEQLVNAGVCNVFAKILKEGHMKVQAVVAWAVSELAANYPKCQDHFAQNNIIRFLVTHLAFETVQEHSKYAIASKQSISIHSVVMASNNPNEKKKEDENTRISHPTNHNTSNQMHNLVTNTMKQNQTPTQIKNQTHHPHQGRGNQSNSKRHHHHVLTGTSIKGRECEDPATKAQMKAMAARALWQLCKGNVTICQSITESRALLCFTVLLEKGPEDVQSHSAMALMEITAVAEKNSDLRRSAFKPTSPTAKAVVDHLLKVIEKADSDLLIPCISAIGNLARTFRATETRMIGPLVKLLDEREPEITMEAAIALNKFASTENYLCVTHSKAIINAGGAKHLIQLVYFGEQMVQIPSLRLVCYIALSCPDSDVLANEEVLIVLEWSSKQSHFVQDYTIEPLLIDAKRRLELYQSRGSRGFH, from the coding sequence ATGGCGGACATCGTGAAAGAGATCCTGGCAAGGCCAATACAATTAGCGGACCAGGTGACAAAGTCCATTGATGAGGCACAATCTTTCAAGCAGGATTGTCAAGAACTTAAAGCCAAAACAGAGAAGCTCGCAATACTTTTACGCCAAGCAGCTCGTGCAAGCAACGTCCTTTATCAACGCCCAACCAGACGCATCATCGATGACACAGAGCAAGTCCTTGATAAAGCTCTTACTCTTGTCATTAAATGTCGTGCCACTGGCCTAATGAAACGAATGTTCACCATTATCCCTTCTGGTGCCTTTCGAAAAACTTCAATGCAGTTGGAGAATTCAATAGGCGATGTTTCTTGGTTACTGCGTGTCTCAGCTTCTGCTGATGATAGAGATGATGAGTACTTAGGGCTGCCTCCTATTGCTGCAAATGAACCGATTCTGTGTCTCATATGGGAACAAATTGCTCTACTTTTTACAGGTTCTTTAGAAGAGAGATCAGATGCTGCAGCTTCTTTGGTTTCTTTAGCTAGAGATAATGATCGGTATGGGAAGTTGATCATTGAGGAAGGCGGAGTTCCTCCATTGCTTAAGTTGCTTAAAGAAGGGCAAATGATGGGTCAAGAAAATGCTGTTAGGGCCATTGGATTATTAGGACGTGACCCAGAAAGTGTCGAACAGCTTGTGAATGCTGGGGTTTGCAATGTGTTTGCGAAAATCCTCAAAGAAGGTCATATGAAAGTTCAAGCTGTTGTGGCTTGGGCTGTGTCTGAATTGGCTGCAAATTATCCCAAATGCCAAGATCATTTTGCACAAAACAATATAATTCGGTTTCTTGTTACTCATCTTGCTTTTGAGACGGTTCAAGAACATAGCAAGTATGCAATTGCTAGTAAGCAATCAATATCAATTCATTCAGTTGTCATGGCCAGTAATAACccaaatgaaaaaaagaaagaagatgaaaacACAAGGATTTCTCATCCAACGAACCATAACACTTCTAACCAAATGCACAATTTGGTAACCAACACTATGAAGCAAAATCAAACACCAACTCAGATAAAAAATCAAACACATCATCCACACCAAGGAAGGGGCAACCAAAGCAATTCAAAACGTCATCACCATCATGTTTTAACTGGGACTAGCATCAAAGGGAGGGAATGTGAAGACCCTGCTACAAAAGCGCAAATGAAAGCCATGGCAGCTAGAGCACTTTGGCAACTCTGCAAGGGAAATGTCACTATATGCCAAAGCATAACCGAGTCGCGAGCGCTTTTATGCTTCACAGTTTTGTTAGAGAAAGGTCCTGAAGATGTTCAATCCCATTCAGCAATGGCATTAATGGAAATCACAGCAGTAGCTGAAAAAAATTCTGATTTAAGACGCTCTGCTTTCAAACCCACTTCCCCAACCGCTAAAGCAGTTGTTGATCACCTTCTAAAAGTAATTGAAAAGGCAGATTCAGACCTCCTCATACCCTGCATCAGTGCCATAGGCAACTTAGCCAGGACCTTTCGAGCAACAGAAACAAGGATGATTGGGCCATTAGTGAAGCTACTAGATGAAAGGGAGCCTGAAATTACAATGGAAGCAGCAATTGCTCTCAACAAATTTGCATCCACAGAAAATTACCTGTGTGTTACTCATTCAAAGGCTATAATCAATGCAGGAGGTGCCAAGCACTTGATTCAACTAGTTTACTTTGGAGAGCAAATGGTTCAAATTCCTTCATTGCGTTTGGTTTGCTACATCGCATTGAGTTGCCCAGATAGCGACGTTCTTGCAAATGAAGAGGTTCTGATTGTGCTAGAATGGTCATCAAAGCAATCACATTTTGTCCAAGATTACACAATTGAACCTCTATTGATTGATGCAAAGAGGAGACTGGAGCTCTATCAGTCAAGAGGCTCAAGGGGATTCCATTAA
- the LOC110613203 gene encoding chaperone protein dnaJ 11, chloroplastic — translation MASTSSLYEVLGIPVNASGHEIKAAYRKLARALHPDVVSVKQKDMSANEFMKIHAAYSTLSDPDKRANYDRDLHRFRQRPTGLSSLSSATIAAASGYAYCGRNWETDQCW, via the coding sequence ATGGCTTCAACTTCATCGTTGTACGAAGTGTTAGGGATACCAGTGAACGCAAGTGGCCACGAGATTAAAGCAGCCTACAGAAAACTAGCAAGAGCTTTGCATCCTGATGTTGTGTCTGTAAAACAGAAGGATATGTCAGCCAATGAATTCATGAAAATCCATGCAGCTTATTCCACCTTGTCTGATCCTGATAAACGAGCAAATTATGACAGGGATCTTCATAGGTTTCGCCAGCGGCCTACTGGCTTATCTTCTCTCAGCTCTGCGACAATAGCTGCTGCTTCTGGTTATGCTTATTGCGGTAGAAACTGGGAGACTGATCagtgttggtag